The Polyangium aurulentum genomic interval CGCGAGCTGTCCGAGGAAGCCGCGCAGGAGGAAGATGTCGAGGTCGCCGGGCTTCTTCGCGCGCGGCCGCTTCTCGCGGACGTAGGTGAGCAGTTGCCCGAGGTCGCGTCCGTAGGCCGCCACGGTGTGACGAGACGCGCGCCGCTCCTCGGCCAGGTGGCGTACGAAACGCGCTATTGCCTCTTCGAGGTCGCCCACCGCGCTCTGCACGGTCGAGGCGTAGCATCGCCCCCCGCCCGTGGGCAAAGAGACAGCGCGCGCGGGCGGCCGTCCAGAAAGGATGCCCTTCCGCGAAGGGCCGGGATACATTGCCGGGCCGCTCCTATGGAAGGCGAAACGCTCGACGGCCGCTATCAGCTCGGGGAGGAGCTCGGGCGCGGTGGCCACGGCGTCGTCTACCGAGCCACGGACAACCAGACCGGCGCGACCGTGGCCGTGAAGCTGGTGCGGCACGCCGTCAAATCCGACCCGCAGTACGCCGCCCGGCTGCTCCGCGAGGCCGAGTCGCTGAAGGCGCTCTGGGGCACGAGCGTGGTGCAGGTCCACGCGTACGGCGAGGACGAGAACGGCACCGTGTACATGGTGATGGAGCTGCTCGAGGGCGAGTCTTTCGAGCAGCACCTGCGCGAGCTCGAGAGCTTCGGCGACAGGCTCAGCGCCTATGCGATGCTCACCATGCTCGATCCGGTCGCACGCGCGCTGCACACCGCGCACACGATGGGCATCATCCACCGCGACGTGAAGCCGGCGAACATCTTCGTCGTCGGGCCCGAGGCCGGCGGCGGGGTGCGGCTGATGGACTTCGGTCTGGCGAAGATCATCGGGGCCGAGGGGCTGACGGCGGCCGGGATGATCGCGGGATCGCCGAGCTACATCGCGCCCGAGATGTGGCGCAGCGAGCCGTTCGACCACCGCGCGGACGTCTACGCGTTCGGCGCCGTGGTCTTCCGCGCGCTCGCGGGACACCCGCCGTTCACGGTCGCCTCGCACGTCGACATGTTCCTCGCCGCGACCACGGCCCCGCGCCCCAAGCTGTCTCCCTTGCGCCCGGAGCTGTCGCCCGAGATCGACGCCTGGGTGGAGCGCGCGCTCGCGGTTCGTCCCGAGGAACGCTACCCGTACATCACGACGCTGTGGAACGAGCTCATCCGGATCATGATGAACGGCAGCTCCCCCAGCGCTGAACGCGTCCGCGCGGCGTTCCGGTTGCCGTAGCTTCCTGCGCTCGCAGGGCCGCTAGGCTTGGGCGTTCTCCTCGGGGCACCACGCCGACGTCATCACGGCTCGCGCCGTCCTGCTCTTTGTCACAGCCGAGCGCGTCGCGCGTCACGACGACGGCGTTGGGAGCTACGTCGATGTCATCGGCGATCAGGTCGACGTCCTCGCGGATCACATCGACGCGCGTCAGCTCTCGATGAATCGACACAAGCGCAGCGCGTGCGACTGGACCGGTACTGTCAAGCGCCGCTTAACAACCCATGAAGCGGGCGACGCCTAGTTCACCAACGAGCGCGAGCGCATATTCCTGCTCTCATTGACATCGAGAGTCAGGATCGGAGACGCGACATGAATCCCACGTACGACTTCAAGGGGCAGGTGGCCCTGGTCACCGGCGCCGCAATGGGCATAGGGCTCGCCACGGCCCGCGCCTTCGCACAGAACGGCGCGTCCGTGGTGCTGGCCGACCGCGACGGAGCCCTTGCCGCGAAGGAAGCGGCAAAGATCGTCGAGGAAGGCGGCATCGCGATCGGCGTGACTTGCGACGTGACCGACGAGGCGCAAGTCGCCGCCGCGGTCGACAGAGCGGTCGCCGAATATGGCCGGCTCGACATGGCGTTCAACAATGCCGGCATCCAGGTGCCGCCCAGCGATGCCGCCGACGAACCGGCCGAGAGCTTCCAGCGCGTGACGGCGGTCAACCAATTCGGCGTCTGGGCATGCATGAAGCACGAGTTGCGCGTCATGCGCACGCAAGGGTCGGGCGCGATCGTCAATTGCTCGTCGCTGGGCGGTCTGGTCGGCCTGCCCCAGCGCGCGGCCTACCACGGCACCAAGCACGCCGTGCTCGGTATGACCAAGAGCGCCGGTGTGGAGTATGCGCCGCGCGGCATCCGCGTCAATGCGGTCTGCCCCGGCACGATCGACACGCCGATGGTGCAGAACATGCTGAAGGGCCAGTCGGACGCAATGGCGGAGATCATGAAGCAGCAGCCGATCGGCCGCCTCGGCCGAGCCGAGGAGGTCGCGGCCGCCGTGCTATGGCTGTGCAGCCCGGGCGCGAGCTTCGTGATCGGCGTCGGCCTGCCGGTCGATGGCGGCTTCACCGCGCATTGAGGAGCAGCGAGATACTCGGGGGCATGGGGAGATCCGCCTCCCGGGAAGCCTGGGAGCCTGTCAGGCCCCGCGATGTCCGAGCACGGCGGCCGCGAGCGGCTCGAGGGCCTCCAGCTCCGCGGGGGTCAGCTCCAGCGTCGCCGCCGCGAGGTTCTCGTCGAGCCGGCTGCGCTTCCGGGTGCCGGGGATCGGGACGACCGTCACCGCGTGGACGCGCGCGCGCCCGTGAACCCAGGCCAGCGCGAGCTGCGCCGCCGTGACACCCCGCGCAGCGGCGAGCGCTCGGACGCGCGCGACGAGCCGGGCGTTGTTCTCGCCGTTCTCGCCGGTGAAGCGCGGCATGAAACTACGGATGTCGCCCGCCTCGCCCACACCGCCTGTCGTGTCGACCCCGGTCAACATGCCGCGACCGAGAGGCGAGAAGGCCACGATGGCGATGCCCAGCGCGGCCGCGGCAGGGACGACGGCGGCCTCGAGGTCGCGTGCGAAGAGCGACCACTCGGACTGCAGCGCCGTGATCGGATGGATGGCGTGGGCCTCCCGCAGCTCGTCCGCGGAGACCTCGGAGAGGCCGAGGTACCGCACCTTGCCTGCCTTCACGAGATCGGCCATCGCGCCGACCGAGTCCGCGAGGGGCACCTCGGGTGTGCGCCGGTGCATGTAGTAGAGGTCGATGACGTCGACGCCGAGGCGGCGCAGTGACCCTTCGACGGCGGCGCGGATGTGCGCGGGGCGGTTGTCGATGCCGAACGACATGGGATCGTCGGCGCGTCGCACGAACCCGAACTTCGTCGCGAGGAGCACGTCCTTGCGGCGACGGCGGACGACTGGGCCGATGAGCTCCTCGTTGTGACCGAGCCCGTACATGTCGGCGGTGTCGATGAGCGTGACGCCTCGATCGAGCGCGTGCTCGAGGGTCGCGAGGGACTCGGCGTGGTCTGTCGGGCCGTAGAACTCGCTCATGCCCATGCAGCCGAGCCCCTGGACGCCCACCGTGGGCCCATTGGAACCAAGCTTCGTGGTCGGGATGGAAGGTAGATTGGTCACCGGTCTTTTCTCCTCGGGCGACGGCTACGCCCGACCGGAAAGCTAGCGACCGAAGGCAAGCCGCGCGACGCACGAAGCTGCGGTTGTCTCGCCTGATCCTGCGAGCCGTCAGCCCGCCCGCGCGGATCTCAGGCTCGGAAGCGCCGGAGGTACGCAGCGGGCGTCGAGCCGTAGCAGCGCTTGAAGTCCCGGCTGAAGTGCGAGGGGCTCTCGTATCCGACGGTCCGGGCGGCGTCGCTCACGCGCATCCCGTCACCGAGGAGCAGCTCGCGTCCCCTCTGGAGACGCACCTGCTTCAGGTATTGCATCGGGCTGACCCAGGCGATCGCCCGGAAGCGGTGCGCGAAATGGGACGGGCTCATCCCGACGTGCTTCGCGAGATCCTCGACGGAGAGCGCACGCGCGGCGTGTTCGCGCATGAAGCGCATCGCCTTCTGCACATTGACGGCGTCCTGGCTGCGGCCCGCCACGGCGCCCCGCATGACCGCCGCAGCGTCGGAGCGCAGGAGCCGGAAAACGAGCTCTTCCACCACGAGAGGCGCGAGGACCCGGCGATCCAAGGGGTCGTCCACGGCCTTGATCAGGCGAATCAGCCCATCGCGGATCGGATCGTCGAGATTCGAGACGAACGCGGCGGCCGGGTCGCCGCTCGGCTCGTCGTGGGAATCCGCCAGGGTCAGGACGATCTTGGTGATGAGATCGGGCGGCAGCTCCAGGCAGACCGCCAGGTAGGGGCGCTCGCGGCTCGCATCGGAGATCGTCCCGTCGCAGCTCACCTCGCCGACGACCACGACGTAGTGGGAGGGGTCGTAACGAACCTCGCGCCCCCCGACGTTCGCGCGCTTCGCTCCCTGCATGACGACGGTCAGCGTGGGGGCGAAGTACCGGACGTTCGTGTACGTGCAGCGCGACGACAGGCGGTGATAGCGGAGGCCCGGAAAGGGCGACTCGCTCGACCCGTCGGCCTTGGCCCGCTCGACCACCAGCGCGGCGAGGTGGCCGTCCGCGCTCCTCGGCACGTGTGCCACGGGCATCCTCGGCACGACCTTCAACGCTCGCTGCATGGAGCCATTGTACGCGATCGACTCCCGACCTGCTCCGCAAGGATGAGCGCGAGCGCTTCGCGCCTCATGGCCGCTCGTGCTCGTGATGTCGTCGCGGGCACGAGCAAGCCGGCGAAGCGCGAGAGGGTTCAGGAGAGGGCAAGGGTCGAGCGGGCCTAGTTTTACCAGGAACACCCTCTGCATGGGGACACGACCCGAAAAAGGCGCGGGCATGGCGTACACGCCCGCAGGGCAGGTTTGTCACAAGGAACCGGCCGGAGACAAACCCGAGCTGGAACGTGTGCGCGTACGGTCCACCAGCTTGTGCAGCGTCGGGTACGATCCGACCACGGAGACCCTCGACGTCGAGTTCCGGGACGAACGCGTCTACCGCTACCGCGGCGTGCCCCCCGAGGTGCACGCTGGGCTGCTCGCGGCCCCTTCGCTCGGACGGTTTTTCCTCGCGCACATCCGGGGCAAGTACCCGTGCGAGCGGCTCTGACGGGCCCAGCGGAGCTCGAAAAACGGACCCAGCTTCCGGGCACGCGGCCGGGTCTCGCTCGCCCGGTGGTCGTGCTCACAGACATTCGGCGGGGATAAATTGGCGGGGATGTGCGCGCAGGGTCCCAAGGGAGCCGGGGACGCGTGTACCGTGTCTCCCACGGCAGGCCGCGCGAGCGCGGCGACCACCTCGACGATGTCCTCGAAAGAAGAGAGCGCTTCCGTGACCATCGAGGCCGGCGTCCCGGACGTGGACGAGCCCGACCTCACGGCAGAAGAAAAGGCGCGGGAGAGAGCACGCTCGATCATCGGACGCGTGATCTCCGACCGCTACCGCGTCGTCGAGCTCATCGCGATGGGCGGCATGGGGGCCGTCTACCTCGGCGATCACGTGCACATGAAGAAGCGCGTGGCCGTCAAGATCCTCCACCCCGCGAGCGAGGATCAGCCCGAGATCGTCACCCGCTTCGAGCGCGAGGCCCTCGTCGGCGCGCACGTCCGACACCCGAGCGTCGCCTCCGCCACCGACTTCGGCAAGCTCGAGGATGGCTCGTACTTCCTGATCCTCGAGTACGTCGAGGGGAAGAACCTCGCCGAGATCATCAAAGAAGGGCGCCTGTCGTTGCGCCGCGCGACGAGCATCGCGGCGCACCTCGCCTCCGGGCTCGACGCGGCCCACGCGCTCGGCATCGTGCACCGCGATCTCAAGCCGCGGAACATCATGGTCGGCAACGACGGGCTGCCCAAGCTCATCGACTTCGGCTTCGCCAAGGTCTCCGTCGACAAGCTCCCGCTCACCGGCAACAAGGACGAGCGCGGTCACAAGCCTCTGTCGCGGCTCACCGGCGTGGGCGTCATCTTCGGGACCATCGCCTACCTCGCGCCCGAAGCTGCGCACGGCATGGATGCGGTCGACGCGCGCTCCGACCTCTACGCGCTCGGCGTCATCCTCTACGAGATGGTCACGGGCAAACACCCGTTCGACGCAACAGACCCGGTCGAGCTGTTCAGCCAGCACCGCATGACCCCGCCGCCTCCGCTCGAAGAGCGCGCGCCGGGGCTCGTCGTGCCGCCCGAGCTCGAGGCCGTGATCCGCAAGCTGCTCGAGAAAGATCCCTACGAGCGCTACCAGACCGCGGCCGAGGTCGTCGAAGCGCTCGAAGCCGTGCCCCTGCCCGAAGAGCCCGACGCCGAGAGCGTCGCCGTGCGCAAGAGCAGCAGGACGCCGCTCACGCCGCTGCCGGGCCCGAGCTCGAAGCCCGCGCCGCCGCCTCCCTCGCGCGCCACCGCGGACACGCTCGCGGAGGCGCCTCCTCCGCCCGCGCCCGTCAAGGCCGTCGCGGGCAACACGAGCCCGCTGCTCTACGCGGTCGCCGTCATCGCCGTCGCGGCCATCGGCGCGGCCATCTTCTTCGCGACCCAGCGCGAGCCCCCGACCCCCGTCCCGGTCGCGTCGGATCCTGCGCCCACCGTCACGCCGCCCGAGCCCGCACCCGCGGCGCCGACGACGCCCGCGCCAGCCGACTTGCCCGACGCCACGGCGGCCTCGACGGAGACCGCGACGCCTGCCGAGACAGACCCGGCGCCCACCGCGGAGCCGGCCGACGCTCCGCCTCCGAGCGACGGGACGGACTGGGCCGCGTCGCTCGTGCAAGCGCACCGCGGGCGGGCGTGGGGCGAGGCCGAGAAGGCGTTCTTCGCGCTGGCCAAGCAGGACCCGGCCGCCTTCAAGCGGAAAGAGATTGTCAAGGCCACACGCGACCTGGTCGCCGCGCTGGCGATCGAGGCGGACGGGCGAGCCGACGCGATCTTCGAGGTTCTCACCGACAAGCTCGGCACCGACGGGCTCGACGTGCTCTACGAGATCGTCGAGTCCCTGGGCAAATCGCAGGCCGCCGAGCGCGCGGCCGCGATCCTGCGGAAAAAAGAGGTCCTCGACCGCGCGACGCCCGCCATGCGCGTCGCGTTCGAGCTCCGGGACGCGCCCTGCAACGAAAAGGTGGCCATGTTCGACCGCGCCGCGAAGGAAGGCGACGATCGCGCGCTCACCGCGCTCCTCAACTTCGGGCGCGGGTGTTTTCCCAAGAGCAAGCCGCTCGATCGGGCGATCATCGACCTCAAAAAACGGCTCGACGACGAGAAGAGCGGGCGGCAATAAGACTGATCCCGGCACGAGGGAGGGACAGTGTCCGACGACGAGGAGGTCGATAAGCTCTATCAGCGGGTCGTGGAGCTCGAGGCGCAGGTCGAACGCCTCAAGCGCCAGCTCGAGAACGCCTCGGGGCTCGACCGCGCGCACGAAGAAGTGGTTCGTCAGGCAGAACGGGCCGCGGCGCGGTTCGAGAGCCTCGCGTCCACCGTGCCCGGCATCGTGTGGGAAGCGTGGGGCGACCCCGACGACGCCACCATGACCTACGTGAACGACTACATCGAGCCGATGCTCGGCTACTCCGTCGAGGAGTGGAAGAGCCGCCCGAACCTGTGGGTCGAGATCATGCCCCCCGACGACCGCGAAGAGGCGGTGCGTCAGACGCGGGACATCTTCGAGCACCACGACACGGGCTCGATGGAACATCGTTGGATCACAAAGGATGGGCGCGAGATCTGGGTCGACGTCCGCATCCGCGTGATCCGCGACAAGCACGGCGTCGCCCTCGGCCGCCGCGGGGTGACGACCGACATCACCTCGCGCAAGCAGGTCGAGCAGGAGCGCGAGCTGCTGCAGGAAGAGCTGGTGCGTCAACAGGCGGCCATGGTCGCCGAGCTGTCCACGCCGCTCGTGCCCGTCACCGACGAGGTGATGGTCATGCCGCTCGTCGGTCGCATCGACGCCGGGCGCGCCGAGCGCGTGCTCGAGGCGCTGCTCAGCGGCATGCACGTCTCGGGCGCGCGCTTCGCGATCCTCGACATCACGGGCGTGCCCGACGTCGACGACGCGGTGGCCGACGCTCTTCTGCGCGCAGCACGCGCCGTCGCGCTGCTCGGCGCCGAGGTGGTGTTGACGGGCATCCGGGCAGAGGTTGCGCGGCGGCTCTTGCTCTTCGACGCTCCCCTCACCCACGTGGTCACGCACGGCACGCTCAAGGCCGGCATCGCGTACGCGCTGCGGGCGGCGCACAGAAACCGCAGCTCGGGGCGCCAGGCGTGACGGGCGCCCCTGCCGGATCGCGTCACTCCTGATCGAGCGGATCGGCCTCGGGCTCGGGCACCGGGTCGCGCATGGTCACGAATTCCTCGGCGGCCGTCGGGTGAATGCCGATGGTCGCGTCGAATTGCCGCTTGGTCGCCCCGCATTTGATCGCGATTGCGACGCCCTGGATGATCTCGGGCGCGTCGGGGCCGACCATGTGCGCGCCGAGGACGCGGCCCGAGGAGCGCTCGACGACGAGCTTCATCATCGTGCGCTCCTCGCGCCCCGAGAGCGTGTGCTTCATGGGGCGGAAGCGCGCGCGGTAGACGACGATCTTGCCGTATTTGCGCCGCGCCTCGCCCTCCGAGAGCCCGACGGATCCCACGGGCGGATTCGAAAACACGGCCGAGGGCACGTTCTCGTGATCCGCCTGCATCGGGTTGTTGTTGAAGAGCGACTCGGCGACGGCGCGGCCCTCGGCGATCGCGACGGGCGTGAGGTTGATGCGGTCGGTCACGTCGCCCACGGCGAAGATGCTGGGCACGCTGGTGCGCGAGGAGGCGTCGACGACGATGGCGCCGCGCTCGTTCAGCTTCACGCCCGTCTCCTCGAGGCCGAGCCCGGTCGTGCACGGCACGCGGCCGGTCGCGAAGAGGATGAGGTCGGTCTCGAGGATCTCGCCGCCAGCGAGGCGCACGCTCATGCAATCGTTCTCGCGCTCGACGCTGCGCATCAGCGTCTCGCAGAGGATGTTCACGCCGCGCTTGCGCATCTCCTCGGACAGGGTCGAGCGCACGTCGGCGTCGAAGCCGCGGAGGATGTTGTCGCCGCGCACGAGCAGCGTCACCTCGACGCCGGCCGCGCTGAGGATGCCGGCGAACTCGACGGCGATGTAGCCGCCGCCGACGATGAGCGCGCGCTTGGGCAGGCTCGGCAGGTCGAGGGCTTGATCGGAGCAGATGCCGAGGTCGGCGCCGGGGATGTCGGGGCGCACCGGGTAGCTGCCGGTGGCGATGAGGATGTGGTTGGCCGTGATGCGCTTGCCGCCGACGTCGACGGTGTGCTCGTCGACGAGCCGCGCGCGGCCCTCGACGATCTCGACGCCCGAGTCGCGCAGCATACGCACGTAGATGCCGTTGAGGCGGTCGAGCTCCTTGTTCTTGGCCTCGATGAGCTTGCCCCAGTCGAGGTGCGCCTCGCCGATGGTCCAGCCGAAGCCGCGCGCGTCCTCGATCTCGTCGCGCACGTGCGACGCGTAGACGAGCAGCTTCTTCGGCACGCAGCCGCGCAGCACGCAGGTGCCGCCGACGCGGCGCGCCTCGCAGATGGCCACGCGTGCGCCGTACGAGCCAGCCCGCCGGCTCGCGGCCACGCCGCCCGATCCGGCGCCAATCGTGAACAGGTCGAAATCGTAGCGTTGGGTCATCGCGCGCCTCCGGCCCCCTCCGTCTGCCGCAGTATGGGGCGTTCCGACCCGGGTGGCCAACGCCCGCGCTACGTTTGCAGGCAGACGACCAGAACGAGCCGCGCCCGAGAGGGCAGGACGGCGCCGCCGCGAGCCGCCGCGCTGCGCCGTTCCCCGGTGCGTCGTGCCAAACTTGCCCCATGGACCGCGCGCGTGCAAGGTTGGGGTCGATGACGGAGAAGGCATTCGGTCTTGCGAATGGTGGGGTGCGCGTGGGATGCGCGGGCTGGGCCATCCCCACGCCGCTCGCCGCGCGCTTTCCCGGGGAGGGCTCGCACCTCGCCCGCTACGCGCGCGTGCTCTCCACGGTGGAGATCAACTCCTCCTTTTACCGGCCTCACCGGCCCTCGACCTATGCCCGCTGGGCGGCGTCGGTGCCGGAGGGTTTCGTCTTCTCGGTCAAGGTGCCGAAGGAGATCACCCATTCGCGGCGCCTCGTCGATCCCGAGGAGCCCCTCGACCGCTTCCTCGCGGAAGCGCGCTCGCTCGGCGACAAGCTCGGCCCGCTGCTCGTCCAGCTCCCGCCGAGCCTGAAGATGGATCCCGCCGTGGCGGGGACGTTTTTGACAATGCTCCGCGACAAACACCCAGGGCCCGTCGCCCTCGAGGCGCGGCACGCGAGCTGGTTCTCCCCCGAGGTCGAGGCCTTGCTCGTCGCCCACCGCGTCGCGCGCGTCGGGGCCGATCCGGCGCCCGTCCCGGGGGCTGAAAAGCCCGCGGGGTTTTCCGGCCTGGTTTACGTGCGCCTTCACGGATCGCCCAGGATTTACCATTCTGCATACGAGCCCGCCTTCCTCGACGATATGGCGCGGCGCCTGTTGCAAAGGTCCCCTTCCGCCTCGGTGCACTGCATCTTCGACAACACCGCCTCGGGCGCCGCGCCCGTCGATGCGCTCTCCATGGCGGCGCGCGTCCATGCAAGCTAGAGATCGGGGATGCGGGTCTACATCAGCGTCGACATGGAGGGGGTCGCCGGCGTCGTTCACGTCGACCAGACGCGGCGCACCGGGCACGATTACGAGCGGGCGCGGAGGTGGATGACGGCCGAGGCGAACGCGGCGATCCACGGCGCCTTCGACGCGGGCGCGACCGACGTCCTCGTGAACGACGCGCACGGCGACATGCGCAACCTCCTGCCCGAAGAGCTCGACCCGCGCATCGAGCTCATCAGCGGCTCGCTCAAGCCCCTCTCCATGGTCCAGGGCGTGGGCGCGGGCTTCGGCTGCGCGCTCTTCATCGGTTATCACGCCGGCGCCGGTAGCCGCGCGGGCATCCTCGACCACACCTTTTACGGCCGCGTGGTCGCGCGTTGCCGGGTGGGCGGGCGCGATTTCAACGAGACCGCGATCAACGCCGCCGTCTGCGGCAGCCACGGCATTCCGGTCGCGCTCGTGACCGGCGACGGGACCGTCTGCGCCCAGGCGCGCGAGATCCTCGTCGACGTCGAGACCCTGGCCGTGAAGGACGCGATCACGCGATATGCGGCGCGCACCCTCACGCCGATCGTGGCGCAAGAGCGCATCCGCGAGGCCGCGGCGCGGGCGGTGCAGCGGGCGCAGGAGGGGGCTTTTGCGCCATTTCAGCCTCCCACGCCCATGAACCTCGAGATCGATTTCGTGAACGCCGCCTGCGCCGACGCCGCCGAGCTCGTGCCGCACACCGAGCGCCGGGGCGGGACGACGTGCGGCTATGCGGCGCCGGACGCGAGCACGCTGGTCCAGGTCATCCAGGCCTGGACCATCCTCGCCGGGTCGACGATGGTATGAAGCCCCGGCTCAGCCGAGGTGTTTTTTGAGGAATGCGAGCATGCGCTCGCGCGAGTCGTTCGCCGCGCCCTCGTGGTGGGCGACGTGCATGGGCAGCATCGGGCCGATCTTCGTCGCGACGAACCCAATCGGCCGGGTGAAGAAGGAGTGCCCCGCGTCCTCGTACGTCTTGATGTCGTGATCGACGCCGAGGCGCTCGAGGTGCCCGCGGAGCTTCTCCGCCGCGCCAATCAAGGGTTTGTCCTTGCCGCCGTAGCTCGCGACCACGGGGCACGACAGGGGCATCTCGTCGGGCACCTGGCCATAAAACGGCGCGGCGACCTGATAACGGCCCGACATCGCGAGCAAGAGGGCGAACCCGCCGCCCATGCAGAAGCCGACGACGCCGAGGCGCTCGCCGTCCACCTCGGGGCGCGACGCGAGGTAGCGCCGCCCCGCCTCGAGATCGTCGATGAGCTGGCCCTCGCCCTTCATCATCGACCGTATCGCGCCCGCGACGCAGACGAACTTCAGGCCGCGATCGAAGACGTCGGGGATCAGCACCGCGTATCCCTCTGCGGCCAGATCGCGCGCGACGCGCCTCATTTCTTCGTTCAGGCCCAGGATCTCGTAAATGAGGATGAGGCCGGGACGCGGCGCGCTCGACGAGGAGCCGGCAGGCAGCGTGAGCACGCCGCGCATCGGGTGCCCGTCGTTG includes:
- a CDS encoding dienelactone hydrolase family protein, yielding MEQIDITFPCNDGHPMRGVLTLPAGSSSSAPRPGLILIYEILGLNEEMRRVARDLAAEGYAVLIPDVFDRGLKFVCVAGAIRSMMKGEGQLIDDLEAGRRYLASRPEVDGERLGVVGFCMGGGFALLLAMSGRYQVAAPFYGQVPDEMPLSCPVVASYGGKDKPLIGAAEKLRGHLERLGVDHDIKTYEDAGHSFFTRPIGFVATKIGPMLPMHVAHHEGAANDSRERMLAFLKKHLG